One genomic region from Actinocatenispora thailandica encodes:
- a CDS encoding DUF3472 domain-containing protein, protein MHRLGTVPRPGTTLRLRPLLRCALAILLAASGLVAASSPAAAVAADPHYNWHSTAADMYNVDQTIRITATATDRFFAHQIAQSGTGAALYVGLQDNANAPQHRLVFSVWNAVGGTASAGASCHAFDSEGSGWTCVRDFGWQIGTTYTLRVWQTAKSADGSVTWLGEVYDPATSSWQQAGQITSAPGADGLSYSSNWIESFARPTGSCDTEPAAAAVFGYPVGNDGSAPGTPNYGADGTCGDHHSTEVLDTQARTVTLTQ, encoded by the coding sequence ATGCACCGCCTCGGTACCGTACCTCGACCCGGCACCACACTCCGACTCCGCCCGTTGCTGCGGTGCGCCCTCGCCATCCTGCTGGCGGCGTCCGGCCTCGTCGCCGCGAGCAGCCCCGCCGCGGCGGTGGCCGCGGACCCGCACTACAACTGGCACTCCACCGCCGCCGACATGTACAACGTGGATCAGACGATCCGGATCACCGCGACCGCAACGGATCGCTTCTTCGCCCACCAGATCGCGCAGAGCGGCACGGGTGCGGCGCTCTACGTCGGGCTGCAGGACAACGCGAACGCGCCGCAGCACCGGCTGGTGTTCTCGGTGTGGAACGCGGTCGGCGGCACCGCATCCGCCGGCGCGAGCTGCCACGCCTTCGACAGCGAGGGTTCCGGCTGGACCTGTGTCCGCGACTTCGGCTGGCAGATCGGCACCACGTACACCCTGCGGGTGTGGCAGACCGCGAAGAGCGCGGACGGTTCGGTGACCTGGCTCGGCGAGGTCTACGACCCCGCGACGTCCAGCTGGCAGCAGGCCGGGCAGATCACCAGCGCGCCCGGTGCCGACGGGCTGTCCTACTCCTCGAACTGGATCGAGAGTTTCGCCCGCCCCACCGGTTCCTGCGACACGGAACCGGCCGCCGCGGCCGTGTTCGGCTACCCGGTCGGCAACGACGGATCGGCGCCGGGCACGCCCAACTACGGTGCCGACGGCACCTGCGGCGACCACCACAGCACCGAGGTACTCGACACCCAGGCACGCACCGTCACCCTGACCCAGTGA
- a CDS encoding polysaccharide lyase 8 family protein has product MEMTRRQALVLGAAAVGAAGGASALAPRAARAGDADEFETLRRRWATLLTGGTADPADPDVVRALSDVDDAAESVWQAMDTGADAATPWPDLPLTATDGVNANACLNRLLTLAVAWATEGAAKHGDGAVLAAIVGALDLVYCKRYNENARELGNWWNWEIGCPKTLAQILVLLPGQVPADQLANHLRVIGHFVPNADRRTNYPSLAETGANRMDKAVIVALSGIVGRDPDRIALARDGVSDVRDSGRYGIFQYVTRGDGFYRDGSFIQHDSIPYVGSYGAVLLDDISRLLLLLAGSSWAITDPNQNVVLDAVSASYAPFLTSGAMMDCVRGRAVSRQHSSDHDAGHGIVDSVLLLAQGAPASYAASFRALAKGWLRRDTARPYLATATLPQLVAAKAVLADGGVTATPEPEYHRQFPHQDRIVHRRRDWSFTLGLSSDRIFRYECGNGENLHGWYTGDGMTYLYLADDLAQFSDGFWPTVDPYRLPGVTVGTEPRADAVSHGTSGPIAFDAWVGGTSLADRYGAVGMAFTSYDRTITARKSWFLLDDAVVALGAGIARSGDEHPVLSVVENRNLHAGGTNRLLVDGHRQPDDLGWQGRFGGARWAHLDGVGGYVFGGDATLHAERAERTGSWHDINTGSDTAGNGDELTRRYLTLWFDHGTTPSDAGYQYVLLPTASAAATARWAADPPVRVLANTAAVQAIQVSRPRLTMATFQAAGQAGRLATDGPAAVLVAADGARITVAVSDPSRTAETVRVTLPFPVRRLTDADDTVRLVSAGPRAVLAVAVGGSSGATHTAALLR; this is encoded by the coding sequence ATGGAGATGACCCGGAGGCAGGCGCTGGTACTCGGCGCCGCGGCGGTCGGTGCGGCCGGCGGCGCGTCGGCTCTCGCGCCCCGAGCCGCCCGCGCCGGGGACGCCGACGAGTTCGAGACGCTGCGCCGGCGCTGGGCCACGTTGCTCACCGGCGGCACCGCGGATCCGGCCGACCCGGACGTGGTGCGCGCACTGTCCGATGTGGACGACGCCGCCGAGAGCGTGTGGCAGGCGATGGACACCGGCGCCGATGCGGCGACCCCGTGGCCGGACCTGCCGCTGACCGCCACCGACGGGGTCAACGCCAACGCCTGCCTCAACCGGCTGCTGACGCTGGCGGTCGCGTGGGCGACCGAGGGTGCGGCGAAGCACGGCGACGGTGCCGTGCTGGCCGCCATCGTCGGCGCGCTGGACCTGGTGTACTGCAAGCGGTACAACGAGAACGCCCGGGAACTCGGCAACTGGTGGAACTGGGAGATCGGCTGCCCGAAGACGCTCGCCCAGATCCTGGTGCTGCTGCCCGGCCAGGTGCCCGCCGACCAGCTCGCCAACCACCTGCGGGTGATCGGTCACTTCGTGCCGAACGCCGACCGGCGGACGAACTACCCGAGCCTCGCCGAGACCGGCGCGAACCGGATGGACAAGGCGGTGATCGTCGCGCTCAGCGGCATCGTCGGCCGCGATCCGGACCGGATCGCGCTGGCCCGGGACGGCGTCTCGGACGTTCGCGACTCCGGCCGGTACGGCATCTTCCAGTACGTCACCCGCGGCGACGGGTTCTACCGGGACGGTTCGTTCATCCAGCACGACAGCATCCCGTACGTCGGCTCGTACGGTGCGGTGCTGCTCGACGACATCTCCCGGTTGCTGTTGCTGCTGGCCGGATCGAGCTGGGCGATCACCGACCCGAACCAGAACGTCGTGCTGGACGCGGTGTCCGCGAGCTACGCGCCGTTCCTGACCAGCGGGGCGATGATGGACTGCGTGCGCGGGCGCGCGGTGTCCCGGCAGCACTCGTCGGACCACGACGCGGGGCACGGCATCGTCGACAGCGTGCTGCTGCTCGCCCAGGGCGCGCCGGCGTCGTACGCGGCGAGCTTCCGGGCGCTCGCGAAGGGTTGGCTGCGCCGGGACACCGCCCGGCCCTACCTCGCCACCGCGACGCTGCCGCAGCTGGTGGCGGCGAAGGCGGTGCTCGCCGACGGTGGCGTCACGGCGACACCGGAACCGGAGTACCACCGGCAGTTCCCGCACCAGGACCGGATCGTGCACCGGCGCCGGGACTGGTCGTTCACGCTCGGGCTCAGCTCGGACCGGATCTTCCGGTACGAGTGCGGCAACGGCGAGAACCTGCACGGCTGGTACACCGGCGACGGCATGACCTACCTCTACCTCGCCGACGACCTGGCGCAGTTCTCGGACGGGTTCTGGCCCACGGTCGATCCGTACCGGCTGCCCGGCGTCACCGTCGGCACCGAGCCGCGGGCGGACGCGGTCAGCCACGGCACGTCCGGGCCGATCGCCTTCGACGCCTGGGTCGGCGGCACCAGCCTGGCCGACCGGTACGGCGCCGTGGGGATGGCGTTCACCTCCTACGACCGGACCATCACGGCCCGCAAGTCGTGGTTCCTGCTGGACGACGCGGTCGTCGCGCTCGGCGCCGGGATCGCCCGGTCCGGCGACGAGCACCCGGTGCTGTCGGTGGTGGAGAACCGGAACCTGCACGCCGGCGGTACCAACCGGCTGCTGGTCGACGGGCACCGGCAGCCCGACGACCTCGGCTGGCAGGGGCGGTTCGGCGGCGCGCGGTGGGCGCACCTGGACGGCGTCGGCGGCTACGTGTTCGGCGGCGACGCCACACTGCACGCCGAACGGGCCGAGCGCACCGGCAGCTGGCACGACATCAACACCGGATCGGACACCGCCGGCAACGGCGACGAGCTGACCCGCCGGTACCTGACCCTGTGGTTCGACCACGGCACGACGCCGTCGGACGCCGGCTACCAGTACGTGCTGCTGCCCACCGCGTCGGCCGCGGCGACCGCCCGCTGGGCGGCCGACCCGCCGGTGCGGGTACTGGCGAACACCGCTGCGGTACAAGCGATCCAGGTTTCCCGGCCGCGCCTGACGATGGCCACCTTCCAGGCGGCCGGGCAGGCCGGGCGGCTCGCCACCGACGGCCCGGCGGCGGTACTGGTCGCCGCGGACGGCGCCCGGATCACCGTCGCGGTCAGCGATCCGAGCCGTACCGCGGAGACGGTGCGGGTGACGCTGCCGTTCCCGGTGCGGCGGCTGACCGACGCGGACGACACGGTACGACTGGTGTCGGCCGGGCCGCGGGCGGTACTCGCCGTCGCGGTCGGCGGCTCCAGCGGCGCCACCCACACCGCCGCGCTGCTGCGCTGA
- a CDS encoding Gfo/Idh/MocA family protein, producing MSDEVRLGVIGFGLRRSLAVAAHRPGAGSRVVAVCDLDEQVRAKEAAEFGAELVTADYRDLIASPEVDAIVVNTPDHTHEAIALDVLRGGKPVYVEKPLGITIEQCDAMLRTARDTGTRIYVGHNMRHMGVVRLMRDIVARGDIGTPQTVWVRHFVGHGGDFYFKDWHADRRNTTGLLLQKAAHDIDVLHWIAGGYAQQVQALGDLKVYGDLPRRAPGEPKTDDWLAPATNWPPRSQHDLNDVVDVEDVSLVNMRLDNGVLAAYQQCHFTPDYWRNYTVIGDAGRLENFGDGPGDVVKVWNAKRSGYRPDADIEYRVPDSGGSHGGADPKIIAEFCRFVREGGRTDTSPVAARMSVAAGVQATKSLRDNGTPYDVPPLDPELVDYFEGGQVRR from the coding sequence ATGAGCGACGAGGTACGGCTGGGCGTGATCGGGTTCGGCTTGCGCCGCAGCCTTGCCGTGGCGGCACACCGGCCCGGCGCCGGCTCGCGGGTGGTCGCGGTCTGCGACCTGGACGAGCAAGTGCGGGCGAAGGAGGCGGCGGAGTTCGGCGCCGAGCTGGTCACGGCCGACTACCGCGACCTGATCGCCTCGCCCGAGGTGGACGCGATCGTCGTCAACACGCCGGACCACACGCACGAGGCGATCGCGCTCGACGTGCTGCGCGGCGGCAAGCCGGTGTACGTGGAGAAGCCGCTCGGCATCACCATCGAGCAGTGCGACGCGATGCTGCGTACCGCCCGGGACACCGGCACCCGGATCTACGTCGGGCACAACATGCGGCACATGGGCGTGGTGCGGCTGATGCGCGACATCGTCGCGCGGGGCGACATCGGTACCCCGCAGACGGTGTGGGTGCGGCACTTCGTCGGGCACGGCGGCGACTTCTACTTCAAGGACTGGCATGCGGACCGGCGCAACACCACCGGCCTGCTGCTGCAGAAGGCCGCACACGACATCGATGTGCTGCACTGGATCGCCGGCGGCTACGCCCAGCAGGTGCAGGCGCTGGGCGATCTGAAGGTGTACGGCGACCTGCCGCGCCGCGCGCCCGGCGAACCGAAGACCGACGACTGGCTCGCCCCGGCGACGAACTGGCCGCCGCGCTCCCAGCACGACCTCAACGACGTGGTCGACGTGGAGGACGTGTCGTTGGTGAACATGCGGCTGGACAACGGCGTGCTCGCCGCGTACCAGCAGTGTCACTTCACCCCGGACTACTGGCGCAACTACACGGTGATCGGCGACGCCGGCCGGTTGGAGAACTTCGGCGACGGGCCGGGCGACGTGGTGAAGGTGTGGAACGCCAAGCGATCCGGCTACCGCCCGGATGCCGACATCGAGTACCGGGTGCCGGACTCGGGCGGCTCGCACGGCGGCGCCGATCCGAAGATCATCGCGGAGTTCTGCCGGTTCGTCCGGGAGGGCGGCAGGACCGACACGTCGCCGGTCGCCGCCCGGATGAGCGTCGCGGCCGGCGTGCAGGCGACGAAGTCGTTGCGGGACAACGGCACTCCGTACGACGTGCCACCGCTCGATCCGGAGCTGGTGGACTACTTCGAGGGTGGTCAGGTGCGGCGCTGA
- a CDS encoding right-handed parallel beta-helix repeat-containing protein — MRIPLVVTLGAAAFALVPAGGGHAAPATKVLHAAPRGMGSACSPGHPCSLPTAIDDIARWTARDRPVTVLLAGGTYRRTEPVRLTPAMSGHLGRPVTVGAEPGAHPVLDGGARIRGWRLVDARTGRWQAAWRGRTGGTSRPRQLFVDGTRAEPARGEACDRTDCAVTGTGLTGAGAAIVAGWSDPADVTMVAQSRWRSYHCDVAGTDGADLVMAQPCWRNGRPGTGRTGPGWDASALGGGSYHGVQYFENAPELLDRPGEFVSASDGTLTYLARPGEDPRTADIEVPVTEQLLVVDGTPDAPVHDVTVRGLSFAHAAWNQPGTGTGYDGMQAGLSLTGTGPTDHSGQYYTKPTGAVTVRAGHRVTLDHDTFTQLAGAGAVLEHGCQYCTVSRGVFDDLGSGGVYVGDTDPHPSPAATSTHNTVSGSTFHGIGAEFTDAVGIWSPYDAFLTIDHNTLEHLPYSAISVGWGWNQPQAQHTPLRDNRITGNRLIDVMRPEAGQHDGGAIYTQGQQPGTVISGNYLDRSDYPKTDGEGANGVYLDEQSSYILVEHNVLTRISYKWVSNWAGYGVGNTATHNWSSTTAPPLSGAGSTLVDNQEGLTALPPAAVAVARAAGASPPGEVEPL; from the coding sequence ATGCGGATCCCTCTGGTGGTGACCCTCGGCGCGGCGGCGTTCGCGCTCGTGCCGGCCGGCGGCGGGCACGCCGCACCCGCGACGAAGGTGCTGCACGCGGCGCCACGCGGCATGGGCAGCGCGTGCAGCCCCGGCCATCCCTGCTCGCTGCCCACCGCGATCGACGACATCGCGCGCTGGACCGCGCGCGATCGTCCGGTCACCGTACTGCTGGCCGGCGGCACCTACCGGCGCACCGAACCGGTCCGGCTGACCCCGGCGATGTCCGGCCACCTGGGCCGCCCGGTGACGGTCGGCGCCGAGCCCGGCGCCCACCCCGTCCTCGACGGCGGCGCGCGGATCCGCGGCTGGCGGCTGGTGGACGCCCGCACCGGCCGGTGGCAGGCGGCCTGGCGCGGTCGGACCGGAGGCACCAGCCGGCCGCGCCAGCTGTTCGTCGACGGGACCAGAGCCGAACCCGCCCGCGGCGAGGCGTGCGACCGGACCGACTGCGCGGTCACCGGGACCGGCCTGACCGGTGCCGGTGCGGCGATCGTCGCCGGCTGGAGCGACCCCGCCGACGTCACCATGGTCGCGCAGTCGCGGTGGCGCTCGTACCACTGCGACGTCGCCGGGACCGACGGCGCCGACCTGGTCATGGCGCAGCCGTGCTGGCGCAACGGGCGCCCGGGCACCGGGCGAACCGGCCCCGGCTGGGACGCCTCGGCCCTCGGCGGCGGTTCGTACCACGGCGTGCAGTACTTCGAGAACGCGCCCGAACTGCTGGACCGGCCCGGTGAGTTCGTGTCCGCCTCGGACGGCACGCTGACCTACCTGGCCCGGCCCGGCGAGGACCCACGCACCGCGGACATCGAGGTACCGGTGACCGAGCAGCTGCTGGTCGTCGACGGCACGCCGGACGCCCCGGTGCACGACGTGACGGTGCGGGGCCTGTCGTTCGCCCACGCCGCCTGGAACCAGCCGGGCACCGGCACCGGGTACGACGGGATGCAGGCCGGCCTGTCGCTGACCGGGACCGGGCCGACCGACCACTCCGGGCAGTACTACACCAAGCCGACGGGCGCCGTCACGGTACGGGCCGGGCACCGCGTGACGCTGGACCACGACACGTTCACCCAGCTGGCCGGCGCCGGCGCGGTGCTGGAACACGGCTGCCAGTACTGCACCGTGTCGCGCGGGGTGTTCGACGACCTCGGCAGCGGCGGGGTGTACGTCGGGGACACCGACCCGCATCCGAGCCCGGCGGCGACCTCGACGCACAATACCGTGTCCGGCAGTACCTTCCACGGCATCGGCGCGGAGTTCACCGACGCGGTGGGCATCTGGTCGCCGTACGACGCGTTCCTCACCATCGACCACAACACGCTGGAACACCTGCCGTACAGCGCGATCAGCGTCGGTTGGGGCTGGAACCAGCCGCAGGCGCAGCACACCCCGTTGCGGGACAACAGGATCACCGGAAACCGGCTGATCGACGTGATGCGACCCGAGGCCGGGCAGCACGACGGCGGCGCCATCTACACCCAGGGGCAGCAGCCCGGCACGGTGATCAGCGGCAACTACCTCGACCGGTCCGACTACCCGAAGACCGACGGCGAGGGCGCCAACGGCGTCTACCTGGACGAGCAGAGCTCGTACATCCTCGTCGAGCACAACGTGCTGACCCGGATCAGCTACAAGTGGGTGTCCAACTGGGCCGGCTACGGCGTCGGCAACACGGCGACGCACAACTGGTCCTCGACCACCGCGCCACCGCTGTCCGGCGCCGGCAGCACCCTGGTGGACAACCAGGAGGGGCTGACCGCGCTGCCGCCGGCGGCGGTCGCGGTGGCCCGGGCCGCCGGCGCCAGCCCGCCCGGCGAGGTCGAACCGCTCTAG
- a CDS encoding extracellular solute-binding protein, which translates to MGIDESSLAMGRRGFLRTGAGAVLAGALGTGALSTLAGCGSGGDTSKVSSAADVKLPTSVPYQGPEPDIAATADGVPAAFYNYPKPQRAFPNPPLKNEKISAITNVFGPPPPGRSKNPAWQEIEKRLGAQVDITSVSSADYETKLNTVIAGGKLPDIMLYDGAGISNLPRFLESACADLTPLLGGDKAKQYPHLAMIPKAVWETCTQAGKLYFLPIPRSIVGGSGFYNSTLFGQVGVGDTTAIKNADEFLGVLKQLTRPKQNRWALGSTNFGTTPFHHIFGTPNVWKLDGGKLVKNYETDEYKATLEFLVKAHRAGCFVPGSEGWTKQQMQNAFAAGKVAMIYDGLPAYAGPTGYFRTLPQTHKGYQAKPFLPFGHDGGKPVTWKDNIAFGWIMLAKADEKRLHTVLKACDFLASPFGTEEYLLLNYGVEGADYSLDAKGNPSLTAKGNQDTLVPWKFLSAPSQVVYDPSSRDYVDILHGAYAKLIPGSVANPVDTLYSPTDGKQGATLNQAVSDTVTSIIAGRKPLSAFDDAVKKWRSGGGDTIRKEYEQALGKK; encoded by the coding sequence GTGGGAATCGACGAATCGTCGCTCGCGATGGGCCGGCGCGGCTTCCTGCGTACCGGCGCCGGTGCGGTTCTGGCCGGAGCGCTGGGTACCGGCGCCCTGTCCACCCTCGCCGGTTGTGGTTCGGGCGGCGACACGAGCAAGGTGTCCAGTGCCGCCGACGTGAAGCTGCCGACCAGCGTTCCCTACCAGGGGCCGGAGCCGGACATCGCGGCGACCGCGGACGGCGTCCCGGCGGCGTTCTACAACTACCCGAAGCCGCAGCGGGCGTTCCCGAACCCGCCGCTGAAGAACGAGAAGATCAGCGCGATCACCAACGTGTTCGGTCCGCCGCCGCCGGGGCGCTCGAAGAACCCGGCCTGGCAGGAGATCGAGAAGCGGCTCGGCGCCCAGGTCGACATCACCTCGGTGTCCTCGGCCGACTACGAGACCAAGCTGAACACGGTGATCGCCGGCGGCAAGCTGCCCGACATCATGCTGTACGACGGTGCCGGCATCAGCAACCTGCCAAGGTTCCTGGAGTCGGCGTGTGCCGACCTGACGCCGCTGCTCGGTGGTGACAAGGCCAAGCAGTACCCGCACCTGGCGATGATCCCGAAGGCGGTGTGGGAGACCTGCACCCAGGCCGGGAAGCTCTACTTCCTGCCGATTCCGCGGAGCATCGTCGGCGGTTCGGGCTTCTACAACTCGACGCTGTTCGGCCAGGTCGGCGTCGGCGACACCACCGCGATCAAGAACGCGGACGAGTTCCTCGGGGTGCTCAAGCAGCTGACCCGACCGAAGCAGAACCGGTGGGCGCTGGGCAGCACCAACTTCGGTACCACGCCGTTCCACCACATCTTCGGTACGCCGAACGTCTGGAAGCTCGACGGCGGGAAGCTCGTCAAGAACTACGAGACCGACGAGTACAAGGCGACGCTGGAGTTCCTCGTCAAGGCGCACCGGGCCGGCTGCTTCGTGCCCGGGTCCGAGGGGTGGACCAAGCAGCAGATGCAGAACGCGTTCGCCGCCGGCAAGGTGGCGATGATCTACGACGGGCTCCCCGCGTACGCCGGCCCGACCGGGTACTTCCGCACGCTGCCGCAGACCCACAAGGGCTACCAGGCGAAGCCGTTCCTGCCGTTCGGGCACGACGGCGGCAAGCCGGTGACGTGGAAGGACAACATCGCCTTCGGCTGGATCATGCTCGCCAAGGCCGACGAGAAGCGACTGCACACGGTCCTGAAGGCGTGCGACTTCCTCGCCTCGCCGTTCGGGACCGAGGAGTACCTGCTGCTCAACTACGGTGTCGAGGGGGCCGACTACTCGCTGGACGCGAAGGGCAACCCGTCGCTGACCGCGAAGGGGAACCAGGACACGCTCGTACCGTGGAAGTTCCTGTCCGCGCCGTCCCAGGTGGTGTACGACCCGAGTTCGCGGGACTACGTGGACATCCTGCACGGCGCGTACGCGAAGCTGATTCCCGGTTCGGTCGCGAACCCGGTCGACACCCTCTACTCGCCGACCGACGGCAAGCAGGGTGCGACGCTGAACCAGGCCGTGTCCGACACGGTCACCTCGATCATCGCCGGCCGCAAGCCGCTGTCCGCCTTCGACGACGCGGTCAAGAAGTGGCGGTCCGGTGGCGGCGACACCATCCGCAAGGAGTACGAGCAGGCGCTGGGCAAGAAGTAG
- a CDS encoding alpha-L-fucosidase: MTDDVAARTRWLVQERFGLFVHWGIYAAAGRHEWVKSRERLTDEQYQRYFDHFDPDLYDPAEWAETAWAAGMRYIVVTTKHHDGFCLWDSALTDYKVTNTPYGKDLLGPLVSAFRDRGFKIGFYHSLLDWHHPEFPVDLYHPQPDDADFIAAHADRDVSKYADYLHGQVRELLTNFGRIDVLWFDFSYPGRGFNAKGRDEWRSEQLLAMVRELQPHIIVNNRLDLGAGDLLTPEQVQPASAVTTAGAPGVPWEACQTLNGSWGYDRDNLDWKSTDLLLRMLIDGVAKGGNLLLNVGPTARGEFEPRAVERLAGIGEWLRRHERSIRGAGPSGFTAPPDCRYTQVGNRLYVHLFAWPMRHLRLPGLAGRVEYAQLLHDASEVRPLVLDDAEPGHEYLGTPDGTLTLQLPVQRPDVAIPVIELFLGEG, from the coding sequence ATGACCGACGACGTGGCGGCACGCACCCGGTGGTTGGTGCAGGAACGGTTCGGGCTGTTCGTCCACTGGGGTATCTACGCCGCGGCCGGCCGGCACGAATGGGTCAAGTCGCGGGAGAGGCTCACCGACGAGCAGTACCAGCGCTATTTCGATCATTTCGACCCGGACCTGTACGACCCGGCCGAGTGGGCGGAGACGGCCTGGGCGGCGGGGATGCGCTACATCGTGGTCACCACCAAGCACCACGACGGCTTCTGTCTGTGGGACTCGGCGCTCACCGACTACAAGGTGACGAACACGCCGTACGGCAAGGATCTGCTCGGCCCGCTGGTGTCGGCGTTCCGGGACCGCGGTTTCAAGATCGGCTTCTACCACTCGCTGCTGGACTGGCACCATCCGGAGTTCCCGGTGGACCTGTACCACCCGCAGCCTGACGATGCGGACTTCATCGCGGCGCACGCCGACCGGGACGTGTCGAAGTACGCGGACTACCTGCACGGCCAGGTACGCGAGCTGCTCACGAACTTCGGCCGGATCGACGTGCTGTGGTTCGACTTCTCGTACCCGGGGCGCGGGTTCAACGCCAAGGGACGCGACGAGTGGCGCTCCGAACAGCTGCTCGCGATGGTGCGCGAGCTGCAGCCGCACATCATCGTCAACAACCGGCTCGACCTGGGCGCCGGCGACCTGCTCACCCCCGAGCAGGTGCAGCCGGCAAGCGCGGTCACCACCGCCGGAGCGCCGGGCGTGCCCTGGGAGGCCTGCCAGACGCTGAACGGATCGTGGGGCTACGACCGGGACAACCTGGACTGGAAGTCGACCGATCTGTTGCTGCGCATGCTGATCGACGGCGTCGCCAAGGGCGGCAACCTGTTGCTCAACGTCGGGCCGACCGCGCGCGGCGAGTTCGAACCGCGGGCGGTCGAGCGGCTGGCCGGCATCGGCGAGTGGCTGCGCCGGCACGAGCGGTCCATCCGCGGCGCCGGGCCGAGCGGGTTCACCGCACCGCCGGACTGCCGGTACACCCAGGTCGGGAACAGGTTGTACGTGCACCTGTTCGCCTGGCCGATGCGGCACCTGCGGCTGCCCGGACTCGCCGGCAGGGTCGAGTACGCGCAGCTGCTGCACGACGCGTCCGAGGTGCGGCCGCTGGTGCTGGACGACGCCGAGCCCGGGCACGAGTACCTCGGTACGCCGGACGGGACGCTCACGTTGCAACTGCCGGTGCAGCGGCCGGACGTCGCGATCCCGGTGATCGAGCTGTTCCTCGGCGAGGGCTGA